The Deltaproteobacteria bacterium genome segment CAAAGGTCTAGGTCCACCTCGAATGCATACTGCTCACCCGTCGCGGGTTTAGAGATAGGTAAGAGGTCCCTATAGTAAGGCTCTTGCAGGGGATTCACGGCATCTTGATGTTTCTGCGAGAATTTTTCGACTGCGCTCAAGTCGGCTTGCTCGCGCAGATAGGAACCGATGACATCGGGAGTGTCCGAAGCCTCTTGGACTTGGCCGCCCAGGGGGGCATTGTCTAAAATAGCGAGGCTGTAGCTCATGAAGAGTCTCCCTGGGTATCGGCTTATACATCGTCTCGTTGAATTCATCGCGGCCGAGTCAAGGCCGTACCTAAAACACGCTAGTTCTGAGCACTCACGGCGTGTTGACAACTTGGAGCTGCCTCGGAGACATCGACGCTGGCTTCATCTTGCTTCATCCAATCGGGCAACTTGATTAAAACCCGGGCTCCGTCCAACCGGATTTCATAAGTGCGGATTCGCAGGCTTGGGTCGCTGAGTCCCTCGCCACTCTCGAGAGAAAAAGTCTTCTTATGCTGGGGGCAGGCCACCTTAGGGAGCTCACCCTCGGTACCTGTCAGCCCACGAGACAAGACCATATCGTATTTATGTGGGCACATGTTTTGGGCCGCGTACCACTGCCCTCGAGTTTCAAATTGAAAAACTGCGATTTGATGAGAGTGATATTTGACACAAGCGCCTCCCTCTTTGGGA includes the following:
- a CDS encoding molybdopterin oxidoreductase → MSYSLAILDNAPLGGQVQEASDTPDVIGSYLREQADLSAVEKFSQKHQDAVNPLQEPYYRDLLPISKPATGEQYAFEVDLDL